Proteins encoded within one genomic window of Candidatus Methylomirabilota bacterium:
- a CDS encoding tripartite tricarboxylate transporter permease: protein MGWENLLLGFEVALQPMNLGLAVLGITLGTIIGVLPGLGGANGVAILLPLTFSMHPTSAIILLTSLYWGALFGGAITSILFNIPGEPWSVATTFDGYPMARQGHGGEALTAAFSSSFVGAFFSVVLITLFAPLLAEIALKFGPPEFFAIQLLTFSSFIGLGGGNPIKSLVSILIGFILACAGLDIVTGQLRLTFGITELMKGFDFIVAVIGLFGIGEILLSVEEGLSFRGVSAHLNPRVVWQTWKTLPRYYRTFIRSAFIGFWMGFKPGGATPASFMSYAFAKRFSRHPERFGKGEIEGVVAPETAAHAAGGAALLPMITLGIPGSPTAAVMLGGLIIWGLQPGPMLFKERPDFVWGLIASMYTGNIIGVIMVLAFVPLFAAILRVPFAILTPLIVSVCAIGAYSVHS from the coding sequence ATGGGCTGGGAGAACCTGCTCCTCGGCTTCGAGGTCGCGCTGCAGCCCATGAACCTGGGCCTGGCTGTCCTCGGGATCACCCTGGGCACCATCATCGGCGTGCTGCCCGGCCTGGGCGGGGCCAACGGAGTGGCCATCCTGCTGCCGCTCACCTTCTCGATGCATCCGACATCGGCCATCATCCTGCTGACGAGCCTCTACTGGGGCGCGCTGTTCGGAGGCGCCATCACGTCCATCCTGTTCAACATCCCGGGCGAGCCGTGGTCGGTGGCGACCACCTTCGACGGCTATCCGATGGCCCGCCAGGGGCACGGCGGTGAGGCGCTCACCGCCGCGTTCAGCTCCTCGTTCGTCGGGGCCTTCTTCTCGGTCGTGCTGATCACCCTCTTCGCCCCCTTGCTGGCCGAGATCGCGCTGAAGTTCGGGCCGCCCGAGTTCTTCGCCATCCAGCTGCTGACCTTTTCCTCGTTCATCGGGCTGGGCGGGGGCAATCCGATCAAGTCGCTGGTATCGATTCTCATCGGATTCATCCTGGCCTGCGCCGGCCTCGACATCGTGACCGGCCAGCTCCGTCTGACCTTTGGCATCACCGAGCTGATGAAGGGCTTCGACTTCATCGTGGCGGTCATCGGGCTCTTCGGGATCGGGGAGATCCTGCTCTCGGTGGAAGAGGGGCTGTCGTTCCGCGGCGTCAGCGCCCACCTCAATCCCCGCGTGGTCTGGCAGACCTGGAAGACGTTGCCGCGGTACTACCGCACGTTCATCCGCAGCGCCTTCATCGGCTTCTGGATGGGGTTCAAGCCCGGTGGCGCCACTCCCGCCTCCTTCATGAGCTACGCCTTCGCCAAGCGGTTCTCGCGGCATCCCGAGCGATTCGGCAAGGGCGAGATCGAGGGCGTGGTCGCGCCCGAGACGGCGGCCCACGCCGCGGGCGGCGCCGCCCTCCTGCCGATGATCACGCTCGGCATCCCGGGCAGCCCCACCGCGGCGGTCATGCTGGGCGGCCTCATCATCTGGGGGCTCCAGCCGGGGCCGATGCTGTTCAAGGAGCGCCCGGACTTCGTCTGGGGCCTCATTGCGAGCATGTACACCGGCAACATCATCGGCGTGATCATGGTCCTGGCGTTCGTGCCCCTCTTCGCCGCCATCCTGCGGGTGCCGTTCGCCATCCTGACCCCCCTCATCGTCAGCGTCTGCGCCATCGGCGCCTACTCCGTCCACAGCAG
- a CDS encoding tripartite tricarboxylate transporter TctB family protein → MRTADLTTALILIAGGALVIWDALRLGIGWGSDGPQSGFFPFWLAVLLIGACAVIAMQAHRRTRDRPFVTRQQLRPVLTTLLPSAGFVVLTQFIGLYVATMLFMGFYMRWIGRYGWAPVVTVSVLFPLIIFVIFEKWFLVPMPKGPLEAWLGY, encoded by the coding sequence CGACGGCCCTGATCCTGATTGCGGGGGGCGCCCTCGTCATCTGGGACGCGTTGCGCCTGGGCATCGGCTGGGGCTCCGACGGCCCGCAGAGCGGGTTCTTCCCGTTCTGGCTCGCGGTGCTGCTGATCGGCGCCTGCGCGGTCATCGCGATGCAGGCGCACCGCCGGACGCGCGACCGCCCCTTCGTCACCCGGCAGCAGCTGCGGCCGGTGCTGACGACGCTGCTGCCGTCGGCGGGCTTCGTGGTGCTCACCCAGTTCATCGGGCTCTACGTGGCCACCATGCTCTTCATGGGCTTCTACATGCGGTGGATCGGCCGCTATGGCTGGGCGCCGGTGGTGACGGTCAGCGTGCTGTTCCCGCTCATCATCTTCGTGATCTTCGAGAAATGGTTCCTGGTGCCCATGCCCAAGGGGCCGCTCGAGGCCTGGCTCGGCTACTGA